In Sulfuracidifex metallicus DSM 6482 = JCM 9184, a single window of DNA contains:
- a CDS encoding DUF3311 domain-containing protein has product MVSSNGSKYYLIMLFMFIIDIILYALLPVYNKVAPSIGGLPFFYTYQIVMLIVSSVLFLIPSLGDKR; this is encoded by the coding sequence ATGGTTTCGTCCAACGGTTCAAAGTATTACTTGATAATGTTGTTCATGTTCATAATCGACATTATTTTATACGCTCTACTTCCGGTTTACAACAAGGTAGCTCCTAGTATAGGCGGCCTGCCTTTCTTTTATACGTACCAGATAGTGATGCTGATAGTTTCGTCAGTGTTATTCCTAATACCCTCATTAGGTGATAAGAGATGA
- the acs gene encoding acetate--CoA ligase, with amino-acid sequence MDNVLAEKEGKELEEFADYNERVYKAMYKESVENPGKFWGKVAEELITWKEPWKEVFVQKDPMTEWFTGAKVNASYNAVDRHLNSHRKFKAAIAWESEKGERKVVTYQDLYYEVNKWANALKQLGVQKGDRVTIYMPLTPEGVIAMLACARIGAIHSVIFAGFGPQAIADRIQDAGSKVVITADGYYRRGKLVELKKAVDEALNILGDKSTVKHVLVFRRANNEISVKEGRDVFFDEVGKFKPIEPEWVESNHPLFILYTSGTTGKPKGITHSTGGYITGTGAMLLWSYGLDKENDVLFNTSDIGWIVGHSYITYAPLVMGRTVVIYESAPDYPYPDKWAELIEHYRATTFGTSATFLRYLMKYGEENIKMHDLSSLRIIVTNGEVLNYAPWKFGLESVGGGKVYMSHQWWQTETGAPNLGYLPGLFFLKMKSGPSSGFPLPGNKIEVVDEQGNPAKPRERGYLVMKPPFPPNMMIAMWNDPGNERIKKTYFSKFNGVYYPGDYAMMDEGGYVWVLGRADETLKIAAHRIGAGEVESAITSYPAVAEAAVVGVPDPQKGESAHAFVVLKQGYAPSEKLAKEIQNHVKTVMGAIVIPEVHFVNTLPKTRSGKVMRRVIKAVVMGSNMGDISTMEDEASMEEIKKASEELKKQLANQPS; translated from the coding sequence ATGGATAACGTTCTCGCTGAAAAGGAAGGAAAGGAATTGGAGGAATTTGCTGACTATAACGAAAGAGTATACAAGGCAATGTATAAGGAGAGCGTAGAGAACCCTGGAAAGTTCTGGGGGAAAGTAGCTGAAGAGCTCATAACTTGGAAGGAACCTTGGAAGGAAGTTTTCGTACAGAAGGATCCAATGACTGAGTGGTTTACGGGGGCTAAGGTTAACGCGTCCTATAACGCAGTTGATAGACACCTCAATTCACATAGGAAATTTAAGGCTGCTATAGCTTGGGAGAGCGAAAAAGGAGAAAGAAAGGTAGTAACGTACCAAGACCTCTACTACGAAGTAAATAAGTGGGCTAATGCGCTAAAACAGCTGGGAGTCCAGAAGGGAGACCGCGTCACAATTTACATGCCGTTGACGCCTGAAGGAGTAATAGCCATGTTGGCTTGTGCAAGAATAGGCGCAATTCACAGCGTTATATTTGCAGGCTTCGGTCCCCAAGCAATAGCTGATAGGATACAAGACGCTGGATCTAAGGTAGTTATTACTGCAGACGGATATTACAGAAGAGGAAAACTAGTTGAACTTAAGAAGGCAGTTGACGAAGCGTTGAATATACTAGGAGACAAGAGCACCGTGAAACATGTCCTTGTCTTTAGAAGAGCTAACAACGAGATCTCCGTTAAGGAAGGAAGGGATGTCTTCTTTGACGAGGTTGGCAAGTTTAAGCCAATAGAGCCAGAATGGGTGGAGTCTAACCATCCACTTTTCATCCTTTACACTTCAGGAACCACAGGTAAGCCAAAGGGAATAACCCATTCCACAGGAGGTTACATTACGGGAACCGGAGCAATGTTGCTTTGGAGCTACGGATTAGATAAGGAAAACGACGTGCTGTTCAACACTTCAGATATAGGCTGGATTGTAGGACACTCGTACATTACTTACGCTCCCCTGGTAATGGGAAGAACGGTCGTTATATATGAGAGTGCACCTGATTATCCTTATCCAGACAAATGGGCTGAACTAATTGAACACTATCGTGCTACAACGTTCGGCACATCCGCAACCTTCCTTAGATACCTAATGAAGTATGGTGAGGAAAACATCAAAATGCACGATCTTTCCTCGCTAAGGATTATAGTTACTAACGGTGAAGTTCTAAATTATGCTCCTTGGAAGTTCGGCTTAGAGAGTGTAGGCGGAGGAAAGGTTTACATGTCACATCAATGGTGGCAGACTGAAACTGGAGCACCTAACTTAGGTTATCTACCAGGTTTGTTCTTCCTTAAGATGAAGTCAGGTCCTTCATCTGGCTTTCCTTTACCCGGAAATAAAATAGAGGTTGTTGATGAGCAAGGAAATCCAGCTAAGCCGAGGGAAAGGGGTTATCTTGTAATGAAGCCTCCGTTCCCTCCAAACATGATGATAGCCATGTGGAACGACCCAGGTAATGAAAGGATTAAGAAGACTTACTTTAGCAAGTTTAACGGAGTTTACTATCCAGGAGATTATGCGATGATGGACGAAGGAGGTTACGTATGGGTACTGGGAAGAGCAGACGAGACTCTGAAGATAGCTGCTCATAGGATAGGGGCGGGAGAAGTAGAGTCCGCAATAACGTCCTACCCAGCAGTAGCGGAAGCTGCAGTAGTTGGAGTTCCAGATCCTCAGAAAGGTGAGTCTGCCCATGCCTTCGTTGTGTTAAAACAGGGATATGCACCGTCGGAAAAACTAGCGAAGGAAATACAGAACCATGTAAAGACAGTCATGGGGGCTATCGTGATACCAGAAGTTCACTTCGTCAATACGTTACCTAAGACTAGGTCAGGAAAGGTAATGAGGAGGGTAATAAAGGCAGTAGTTATGGGGTCAAATATGGGAGACATTTCTACAATGGAAGATGAGGCCTCAATGGAGGAGATAAAGAAAGCTTCAGAGGAATTAAAGAAACAGCTTGCTAATCAGCCAAGCTGA
- a CDS encoding glucose 1-dehydrogenase translates to MKAVIVKPGEKGATFSDVEIKEDQIKGEEVKIKTLRVGICGTDRGIVNGKLDFARPPAGYNFLVLGHEGLGRVEEVGDKVTSLKEGDLVVPVVRRGCGKCLNCKIGRQDFCETGEFVEAGIRGMHGFMREEFVDDAKYLVKVPRDLGELAVLAEPLSNVMKAFDELIFIQKRSIWHCEDSSYGCRNATIIGSGPIAQFFAMTFEANRFNVTMLNRRDPNEIEEKISRTVGYKFVNTSNGLDEVPESDVIVDTSGYPSAFIPLIKKLKRNGALILFGTVGGEKSEITSDMITKFVEYNIVVIGSVNASKLNFEEGLSYLSLWKARYGDVLRSMITKVVKPEETQSAVLDKAKGSIKTIIEWD, encoded by the coding sequence ATGAAAGCTGTCATAGTGAAGCCAGGGGAGAAAGGAGCCACATTCAGCGACGTAGAAATAAAGGAAGATCAGATAAAGGGGGAAGAAGTAAAGATAAAGACCTTAAGGGTAGGCATTTGTGGGACTGATCGGGGAATTGTAAACGGCAAGTTGGATTTTGCTAGGCCTCCTGCTGGATATAACTTTCTAGTTCTAGGTCATGAGGGTCTAGGTAGAGTTGAAGAAGTTGGAGATAAGGTAACTTCGCTAAAGGAAGGCGACTTAGTTGTTCCAGTTGTGAGGAGAGGTTGTGGGAAATGTCTTAATTGTAAAATAGGAAGGCAAGACTTCTGCGAAACTGGGGAATTTGTAGAAGCTGGAATTAGGGGAATGCATGGTTTCATGAGGGAGGAATTCGTGGACGATGCTAAGTACTTGGTGAAAGTTCCTAGAGACTTAGGAGAACTTGCTGTCTTAGCTGAACCCTTATCAAATGTCATGAAGGCGTTTGACGAACTCATATTCATTCAAAAGAGAAGTATATGGCATTGCGAAGATTCGTCCTATGGCTGTAGAAACGCCACTATAATAGGCTCTGGTCCAATAGCGCAGTTCTTCGCTATGACGTTTGAGGCTAACAGATTTAACGTTACCATGCTTAACAGGAGGGATCCCAACGAAATAGAGGAAAAGATTTCCAGAACTGTGGGTTATAAATTCGTGAATACCTCCAATGGTTTAGATGAAGTTCCAGAGAGCGACGTTATAGTGGATACTTCAGGTTATCCTTCTGCCTTCATACCTCTCATAAAGAAACTTAAGCGTAATGGAGCTTTGATACTTTTTGGAACAGTAGGAGGAGAGAAGAGCGAGATAACATCAGATATGATAACAAAGTTCGTTGAGTACAACATAGTAGTCATAGGTAGCGTTAATGCAAGTAAGTTGAACTTCGAGGAAGGACTTTCATACCTTTCTCTTTGGAAAGCTAGATACGGTGACGTTTTGAGAAGCATGATAACTAAGGTAGTTAAACCCGAGGAAACTCAGAGTGCAGTTCTAGACAAAGCAAAGGGTAGTATTAAGACGATTATCGAATGGGATTGA